CTGCTTGGAAATACAATACTGACAAATGCAGAAGAAAAGAAACATAACTTTCTAATTTTAAGAAGTATTGGCCTTAAAAGGAAAAATGTAAAGACAATCTTGATGTTTGAATACTTAATTACCGAAATGGTAACAATACTCGTATCAATTGGAATGGGAATAGTAGTAAGTAAGAAATTCTTTGCGATTAACTGTATTATGAGCGGATTCTCTGTTGATTATAAAGCACCCATTATTCAATTTGCTTTAATAGGAATTGCAATATTGATATTATCATGTGTTTATTCCTTAAAAATTTTTACAAAAATTTCAGTTGATGATATTATTAGCGAGATTAGATATTATTAGGAGGTGTTATGTTACATGATTAAACTAGTTAATGTAGTTAAAAGTTATGATGGTTACATAGCTGTAAATAATGTAAGTCTTCAAATAGAAGCAGGAAGTTTTACTGGCATAATTGGGGAATCAGGCGCGGGAAAAAGCACATTGCTCTATATGATAGGTGGTTTGCTTAGGCCGAGTAGTGGTGATATCTTTATCGAGAATGTAAATATCGTTGGATTAAATGATAATGAATTAAGTGAGTTTAGATGTAATAAAATTGGATTTATTTTTCAATTTTATAATTTAGTTCCAGGAATGACTGTTAGGGAAAATGTAGAATTACCAATTATTATTAGTAATAGAAATCGTAAAGAAATGAAAAAGGCAGTGGAAGAGTTAGTTGATGCTGTTGGATTGTCCGAATATATTGACAGAGATGTAACAACATTGTCTGGTGGACAACAGCAAAGAGTGGCAATTGCACGCGCACTAATAAACGATCCTGTGGTTATTCTTGCCGATGAACCGACAGGTAATCTTGATTCCAAGAACTCCAATAAAATACTTGAATTGCTTCATGAGATAAATGTAACTAAAAAAAAGACAATTATTATGGTTACACATAGTGAAAAAATGCTTAAATATTGTGATAATGTTATTACTTTATCTGACGGGAGAGTTGTAAAATGATTTTAAAGAGTGCAGATAAACTACAACGAAGTTTTAAACATGCAAATTGCCGTATTCAATCTTTGTGTGATTTATTAAGTTTACATAATATTTTTATTAATCCTAATTTACTGTACATTCATTGCTTCAATATCTTAGCTGCTTTGTGTTATATACCATATAAGAATTTGGAGTATTTATTCCTGGTAGGGTTCAATGAGTATTTTGAAGAAACATTTTTTGATGAAAACAATATAAAATACCATGTAACAGATAAAATTAATTCAATAAATGACATAGTTACTTTTATAAAAGAGGGTGTTCCAATATATACATTATGCGATGCTAATACAATTTCAACTCTAAATATACCAAAAAACGATGTTCAAATTGGCGTTTGTAGTGGTGTGGTGGTTGTGGGCGTAGATTTTCCCACGAAGGTGATTTGCAATCAGATATTGCCTCAGGGAAAGTGTGAGCTTTTACCAATTGATTACTCAATTTTTTCTCGTGCGCGAACGCTGAGAGTATATCCTTCTTCACCTCAGAACAGATGTATTTATCTTGAGTTGGATGAGAATCAGACTACTGCTATATCGAAACGAATTAATGACGTTGATATAATGATGGGAAAATTGTCAAAATGTTTTCGGAATATACTCAATGATAGTAATTTGCTAATAATCTCAAATGTTGGAGTTAAAGGAATTTGCAATTTCGGTGCTTTTTATGCTCTAAAAAGTGAATTAAAGGTATTAAGTGAGATTGACAACATTGCTAGGGTATCGTCAGAAATAATTGATAAGGTTTTCACTTTAAAAATACTTCTTTTAAGGAAATCTATAGTTTCTGGATCTTCAAGTTTTAATAGGCATGAATTGGCAGATGCTTTATTTGCGCTATATGAAATAACAAGAGATTCAAGATTAAAAAAAGCAAGCGTATTGTTTCGTGAGAGCGGAAATAAACTGAGACAAATATCGAGGTTTTTATACTCAGTGGGTAATTATACCCGCTGTAAAAAAGAATTTATTGGGAAAATAATTGATATGTTTGATGAAGTGTTGAATATTGAAAGGCGAGCATCAGAAATACTTGCCAATTTAACTTATTATAACACTTAGAAGACAGTTGTAATAAACAAGTGTATGGTTTTTTGGCTTAATTGATATACTTTTATGCGAGGTCTGAGATTAGTGAAAATGGATGAAGCAACCAGCAACCTTGACTCTGTAACCGAGCAAGCGATAGGGAAGGTTATAGAGAAGGTATGTGAGGGGATAACAACCATAATAATAGCGCACAGGCTATCGACCATATTAAAGTGCGATAAGGTTGTGGTAATGCATGAAGGTAGGATAGTAGAGGTAGGAACGCATGAGGAGCTGATGAGAAAGAAAGGGTATTATTATAACCTGTGGAGAGAGCAGCTGATAGGGCTTGAGCAAAAAGGGCTATGGGATTTGGTTGGGAGTGCAGCTGGAGGATGAGAGAGGTAATATATGATTTTGGAGAGCTCAAGGAAAGCAAGCTTTTGTATGAATCAGAGATTCCAAGGTATGGACTTTTTATTACATATATTTTGCTTGCCTTAGTGATAGGACTTGTTTTGTGGAGTGTGGTAGGAAAAATTGATATAAATGTGAAGGTTCAAGGGATAATAAGACCCTGGGAAGATGAAGCAAAGGTGATAAGTTATGTTGGAGGGAAGGTAAAAGAGGTTTTTGTAAAAGAAGGAGAATATATAAAGAAAGGTGAGGTTCTATTTAAGATTGATGATGAAGAATATGTAAATAAGAGAGATTTTTTGAAACAGCAACTTAGCGAATATGAGAAAAGGATTGATAATTTGAAAGAATTGAGAAATAGCATAGAAAAAGGAGAAAGTCTCAGGAATAAAAATAATGCGTACTATTTGAGATACTTGAGCTATAGTTATGAGATAAACAAATTGAGAAAAGCAGCAGAAGAAGCAAGAGTACAAAGAGAATACAGTATAATGGATTTTAAAAAGCAGATTGAGAGTTTGGATGAGAAGATTAAAAGTATTGATAAGTTTGAGAACATGTTAAGAGAAATAAAGGGAGTTGTAAACAAGGGTGAGCATATTAAGATAGAAAAATACGACATAGGGTATTTGGAATTTATATTGAGTGAAATAGAGGCTTACAATCAGCAGGTGAAGACAAAATCGGATGGTAGTAATATACAGAAGAAGATTTTAATATCGAAAATAGATTCAAAACTTGATGAGCTGAGGCAGTCAAAAAGTGAGATGATTTTGCAGAAACAGAAAATAGAAGGGCAGCTTGATTTGCTAAACATTTCAGGTGATGATATAAAAGGAGATATTGAGAAATATAAGCTGGACATGCTGATGCAGATTGATAATGAAATTAGTAATTTAAGTAATGAAATGAAGAACCTGAAAATCAACTTGGATGAAACTGAGAAATTGATAGAAAGCTGTAGAGTAAGAGCAGAAAAAGATGGTTATTTGGAATACAGCGCTGAACTAGTCAGTGGTGCGGTAGTAAGTAGCGGAGCTGAGATTGGCAGAATAGTTGGCAGTGGGTCAAGAGGATTTAGGGTTGTTGGATACATACCAAACACAAAAGGTGGTAGCATAGAAATAGGGCAAAGAGCAAAGGTAAAGATAGCAGGAGCAGATGGATTAAAAGTATTGGAAGGAAAGGTTGTAAGGGTATTGCAGGATATAAAGATAGCAAGCCAGAGTGGGCAAGGGTTTTATGAGGTTGAGGTAGAAGTAAAGAAAGTTCCAAAAGGTATTAATTTGAGGGCAGGGCAGGCATGTGAGATGAGCATAGTGGTTGAGCAGGAGCGGTTGATTGAATGGGTATTAGAAAAGTTGGGATTGAGGTTATGAGGTGAGGCAACAACCCTTTCATCAGCCGGCTGTGAGGGTTGGGATATATAATTAAATCAAAAAAAATGAGGAGGTGTGAAAAGAATGAAAGAAAATTTGTCTTCATTAGTTGGACCAACTTTTGAAGAAATTGAGCAAATTGAGAAGTATTCTATAGCAGGAGGCTTTATATTTCTTGATGTAAATATAAATATAGATTTGAGCCAAATCATCAGCGCTATAAAAAGCAATTTACCAAAAATTACTGCAGCTTCTGCAGGAGCATCGGCAGCTGGTGCTATCAGTTATTATTATAGTTTCAAAAAAGGATGGGAACTGTAAAATGAATAGGAATAATTTAATACTTCATTATTAAATATGGAATGAAGGGGTGGCTTAAATGAGTTTTCAAATTTGTGAAGAAAGAGCAAAAGTATTGCTGGGAGAAAATTTTGAGAGTATGACTAAACAAGAGCAGGAAAATGTATGTGGTGGTATTGCATTTTTGCCAATTGTAACATGGTTTCTTGCAAGTGCGGCGGTAAGCGGTGGTTTTAGTGCTTTTATAGGATTGAGAGATGCTGTTCATTTGAAACATGGGAAAGAAGATTAACAAAAATTAATCTATCCTTCTTTCTAAATGGCATATTAAATTGAATTGAATTGTAATAAAGGAAGAGGTTGTCTTTATAAAATTATTGAATTTTTACATGAAAAAATTAGAATAAAGACAGCCTCTTCCGTGATTTTTAAAAAGGAGATATAGAGAATATGTTAACTATTATAAAAGCATTTGTTCTATTTATAGTTTTAAATATTACAACAATAGTATTTCATGAAATAGGTCATTATATAGGAGCAAAAATTTTGTGGGGAAACAAAGTTTTTGTAAACGAAATGGGAATACTTAATTTTGTAATTAAATTTAGAAATTCAAATTTGAACTCAACAAAAATAAGTATTGAAAAGAAAAAAGGTTTTTATGTGGGAGGATATTGTCAGTGTTCTTTTGCAAATATCGAAAAAGAAGAAGTTACAGATTTTTATAAAATACAAATTAAATTTATTTTACTTTTGTTAAATGGTATTATTGTCTCAATTGTTGTGGACTTTTTACTTTTGTATTTTATTTTGGGATATAGTGTTTTTAAGTCTTTATTAATAGCATTAGTTTATCCCATAGCATTAATGATAGTGGAAGTAATTGTATATATTGATAGAGGCTATAATTTTTATAATACATATCCGGATATAGTAGCTGTTTTTTATATATTAAAGAAAAATGAATTATTTCTTGAATGGGAACTTTATAGAGAAATTTTAATTACAGAGCATGAAAGGAAGTATGAAGAGGATAAAAAAGAGATAAAAAAGTATTTAATAGAAAGGATAATGTGTAAATTAAGAGAAAAACAAAAAGTTGAAAATATTAATTCACTGATTATGACAAAGATTATTGAAGAAATTTTACTTCTTTACGGGTTAGGATTATTAGAAGACTTTGTTTATAATATAAGTTTAGAAATAATTACGAATTTTATAAAGTTATCTAATAAAATGCTTACACAAAAAAAGAATCTAAAATCTTATATACAGATTTGTAATTTAATTGGAGCTTATTTGACAAGTTTAACATTACAAGGTAAGCACGATGATAATTTTGATAAATTTTTAAAAAGATATATTCTGTTAAGAAAGTATTTAAAGGAACAAAGAATTGAGACTAATATTTTATATGATAAAGTAGTTTATATGATATGTAAAGATGAAGAAATAAAAATCCAAAACAATGTAAGTCACAAATATATAGCTAATAAAATTGTTAAAATGGTCGAGGAAAAGCTAAAACTACAAGCAATGTAATGGGAAGGTGAAAATATGAAAGATAAAAATCAATTTGAAGATATTTTAGGGAAAACCTTTGAAGAATTAGAAGAAAAAGAAATGTATAAAGTAGTTGAAAACAGCAAGAAAGGTTATATTTTTGAATGTGCAAAGTGGTTTTTAATTAGTGGAACTATTAGCGGCGTGGCAAGCG
The Caldicellulosiruptor morganii DNA segment above includes these coding regions:
- a CDS encoding zinc metalloprotease, giving the protein MLTIIKAFVLFIVLNITTIVFHEIGHYIGAKILWGNKVFVNEMGILNFVIKFRNSNLNSTKISIEKKKGFYVGGYCQCSFANIEKEEVTDFYKIQIKFILLLLNGIIVSIVVDFLLLYFILGYSVFKSLLIALVYPIALMIVEVIVYIDRGYNFYNTYPDIVAVFYILKKNELFLEWELYREILITEHERKYEEDKKEIKKYLIERIMCKLREKQKVENINSLIMTKIIEEILLLYGLGLLEDFVYNISLEIITNFIKLSNKMLTQKKNLKSYIQICNLIGAYLTSLTLQGKHDDNFDKFLKRYILLRKYLKEQRIETNILYDKVVYMICKDEEIKIQNNVSHKYIANKIVKMVEEKLKLQAM
- a CDS encoding HlyD family efflux transporter periplasmic adaptor subunit, with product MREVIYDFGELKESKLLYESEIPRYGLFITYILLALVIGLVLWSVVGKIDINVKVQGIIRPWEDEAKVISYVGGKVKEVFVKEGEYIKKGEVLFKIDDEEYVNKRDFLKQQLSEYEKRIDNLKELRNSIEKGESLRNKNNAYYLRYLSYSYEINKLRKAAEEARVQREYSIMDFKKQIESLDEKIKSIDKFENMLREIKGVVNKGEHIKIEKYDIGYLEFILSEIEAYNQQVKTKSDGSNIQKKILISKIDSKLDELRQSKSEMILQKQKIEGQLDLLNISGDDIKGDIEKYKLDMLMQIDNEISNLSNEMKNLKINLDETEKLIESCRVRAEKDGYLEYSAELVSGAVVSSGAEIGRIVGSGSRGFRVVGYIPNTKGGSIEIGQRAKVKIAGADGLKVLEGKVVRVLQDIKIASQSGQGFYEVEVEVKKVPKGINLRAGQACEMSIVVEQERLIEWVLEKLGLRL
- a CDS encoding ABC transporter ATP-binding protein, coding for MIKLVNVVKSYDGYIAVNNVSLQIEAGSFTGIIGESGAGKSTLLYMIGGLLRPSSGDIFIENVNIVGLNDNELSEFRCNKIGFIFQFYNLVPGMTVRENVELPIIISNRNRKEMKKAVEELVDAVGLSEYIDRDVTTLSGGQQQRVAIARALINDPVVILADEPTGNLDSKNSNKILELLHEINVTKKKTIIMVTHSEKMLKYCDNVITLSDGRVVK